The Dehalococcoidia bacterium region TTGCCTCGACCTGGTTGGCGGGCAGGTCGAAGGTCCAGATCGAGCGGCCGTCCCAGAAGCGCTGCTCGTTGGACAGCCAGGTGACCGTGGCGCCCAGCGGACGCGTCTCAAGAGCCTGCCGGGTGACCGGATCAAAGAGGGTCACGTCCTGCTGCGCGGCGCCGAAAGCGAAACCGAGCAGAGCGGAAACGGGCTGACGATTGGCCGCGCGGGGAGTGGCGCGCCGTGCGGCGGCAGCATCTGCCCTGTTGGCGGGCTTGCCGCAGGCGACCCCTGCCGCCGAGAGCAGCGCGGCGGCGGTCCCGCCGCCCACATCGCGCAGGAAGCGACGGCGCGAGCGCACCTCCCCGGCCGTGGCGGGATTCATGGCGGGCGTACCGTCCGCCGGGTCGACGGGGCGTCAATGCGCCGGTGGGTGGGCGCGGGTGAGCGGATTCGGCGCCATTCGGCCGCTGGGCATGGCCGTACTCCGGCTTCGGTGTAACTGAGCTGACTGAGCGATGAAGCAGCGTCCCCCCATCAGTGTACGCCCGCCGCTCAAGCCATCGCGCGGGCCGGCGGGCCCGCGTTTGCCGGTCACGGCGCTGCTGGGCTAGAATGCGAGGCACGGGGCGTAGCGCAGCCTGGTAGCGCACTTGAATGGGGTTCAAGAGGTCGCCCGTTCGAATCGGGCCGCCCCGACCGTTTCTCCCGAACGCTCTCGCCAGCGCTTCCCCGCTCGCGTGGGCTCGCTCGTCCTGCCCTGGTGGTGCTCGCCGCGCTAGCGGAACAATGCCACGACGCCGGCTCGCTCCGGACCTAAGCCGTTTCTCCCGCGGAACTAAGTCGATCACGCAGCACGCGGTGCGGCCGCGGCGCTATCGTGTTGAGGCCGAGCAGCGTGAGGATGCGCCGGCCGCGTCGCTGGCGCGCCTGGGCAACCTATAAACTGCTGCATCTGGAGGGCGGGGCGCTGTCGGCGCGCGGGAAGCCGTACTCGCCGAAGACGATCGCCGGCTACCGCGAAGGGCTGGGGATGCTTAAGCGGAGTGCGGCCGAGCTGGGGCTGCCGGACGATCTGCGCCAATGGAAGCCGGCGGATCTGGATCGGTATGCGCAGCACTTGCGGGCGCGGGGTGCCAAGCCGACGACGGTCGCGGACCGTTTGAACGTGGTCGCGCGCTTCTTTACCTGGTGTGTGGTCCGTCGACTGATCGCGCGCTCGCCATTGGAGGCGTCGAGGCGGCCGCGGGCGGCGAGCGATCCGGTGCGGCCGTTCACCCGAGCCGAGGTGGAGCAGCTGCTCGGCGCGTGTGATGGCGAGGTCTGGATCGGCGCGCGGGATGGGGCGATCGTGCTGACGCTGGCGGATACGGGGTTGCGCGCCGCCGAGCTCGTCGGGCTCGACCTGGCCGATCTTGATTGGGATGGGTGGACGCTGCGCGTTGAGCATGGCAAGGGCGGGAAGAAGCGGGTTGCCAGGCTCGGTCTGGACGCGCGGCGCCAGGTAGCGGACTTTGTTGAGCTGTTCCGCGGACGGGAGCCGGGTCCGCTCTTCCCGAGCCGGTATGGCAAGCGGCTCTCACCGGATGCGCTCTGCGAGGTGTTCGAGCGGTTGGGGAGGCGCGGCGGGGTGCTGGGCGCGCATCCGCACCGCATGCGGCATACATTCGGTGTCGAGTTTTTGCGGGCCGGCGGGAATCCCTTCGAGCTGCAGTTGCTGCTGGGCCATGCTGTCACCGATCACGGTAATTGGCTCTCCCGCACTCCCGATGATGAAGGTCCAGCAATCGGCAACACGTGGCCGACACGCCGCTGGTTCTGCTGCTCGAGGGCGATCCACCAGCGCGCCTCGCTCCCGGTGCTGGCGCGATCGCGACTGATGATCGCGACCTCGGGATGCTGAGCCAGCCAGACCCGCAGCGTCTCGGTCTCCCGATCCGGGAGCAGATCCAGGACCGTGCGCCGTTCCAGATCGACCAGGATGGCGCCGTGCGCTTGGCCGCGGCGCGCGGCCCAATCATCCACGCCGAGCACGCGGACCGCCTGGGGTGATGGCATCTCCCGCGCGCGGATGAGGCGGAGCAGCGTGTCCGGGCTAATGGGGAGCCCCAGCTCCCCAACCAAGCGTGCCCCCGGCTCGCGGCCGAGGGCGCGGCCGACGGCGCGGTACAGCGCGGTGAGCCGGGCGGTGCGTCGGCTGCGAGCGGGCGCGAGACCCGGGAACGGCTCCGCAAAGATCCGCCGGGGACAGACGGCGCAGTCGCAGAAGAACCGCCGCATCTCCAGGCTGAGCCGGACGGCGAGTCCTTGCCAGGGGAGGTCGGCGAGCGTGCGGCGATAGCGACTAAGACATGGTTTCAAAACCGGCTCGAGTTCCCGCTTGTAGGTGTGCGATCG contains the following coding sequences:
- a CDS encoding tyrosine-type recombinase/integrase, with amino-acid sequence MRRPRRWRAWATYKLLHLEGGALSARGKPYSPKTIAGYREGLGMLKRSAAELGLPDDLRQWKPADLDRYAQHLRARGAKPTTVADRLNVVARFFTWCVVRRLIARSPLEASRRPRAASDPVRPFTRAEVEQLLGACDGEVWIGARDGAIVLTLADTGLRAAELVGLDLADLDWDGWTLRVEHGKGGKKRVARLGLDARRQVADFVELFRGREPGPLFPSRYGKRLSPDALCEVFERLGRRGGVLGAHPHRMRHTFGVEFLRAGGNPFELQLLLGHAVTDHGNWLSRTPDDEGPAIGNTWPTRRWFCCSRAIHQRASLPVLARSRLMIATSGC